In one window of Zingiber officinale cultivar Zhangliang chromosome 11A, Zo_v1.1, whole genome shotgun sequence DNA:
- the LOC122032863 gene encoding uncharacterized protein LOC122032863 → MSNNNMTTVNTLLDNCNAIVIRYKDDGVRRPIAEQILAYTEHCLNNALQLIRNYTLRRSYLDKMTDHQLQLFQALEELDTSSGDAVLDFTESIQEHDRLVMSYMRLNLNSHASAEFSRYLRNVGIGFDELVRSYQSRLGYTGRFEDLEIEQKLEVYAAIIEASGRLSVLLPEQGKGDDTVLKASSITYREKKPNYGSAAMFLIDVGQIIWDVYSSDHPITTATREALVLAAETGGAALGKLVGVAIATQLTGQAATTLFVTAVGLIGGFVGGFILGAVAGFLFDRIFSSGGAAVLPTDGFILYVAAMPNGHDLAKQIAHI, encoded by the exons ATGAGCAACAATAACATGACAACCGTTAACACACTCCTGGACAACTGCAATGCGATAGTGATCAGGTACAAGGACGACGGTGTTCGCCGGCCCATCGCCGAACAGATTCTTGCCTATACAGAGCACTGCCTCAACAACGCACTTCAGCTCATCAGGAACTACACGCTGCGAAGGAGCTATCTCGACAAAATGACGGATCACCAACTGCAACTCTTCCAAGCGCTGGAGGAGTTGGACACTTCGAGTGGAGATGCTGTGCTTGATTTCACCGAATCCATTCAGGAACACGACCGATTGGTCATGAGCTACATGAGGTTGAATCTCAACTCTCATGCTTCAGCAGAATTCTCAAGATATCTCAGGAACGTCGGCATTGGCTTTGACGAACTAGTTCGAAG TTACCAAAGTAGGCTTGGGTATACGGGACGGTTTGAGGACTTGGAAATAGAACAAAAGCTAGAGGTATATGCCGCAATAATTGAGGCATCGGGCCGGCTAAGTGTGTTATTGCCTGAGCAGGGGAAGGGAGACGACACAGTACTGAAGGCTTCGTCGATAACATATCGAGAGAAGAAACCTAATTATGGTTCGGCAGCCATGTTCCTGATAGATGTGGGACAGATAATCTGGGACGTGTATTCGTCGGACCACCCAATCACGACGGCTACGAGAGAGGCCTTAGTTCTGGCAGCAGAAACAGGTGGAGCAGCTTTGGGAAAGCTTGTGGGAGTTGCTATAGCGACTCAGTTAACTGGTCAAGCAGCTACTACGTTGTTCGTCACGGCCGTCGGACTAATCGGAGGATTTGTGGGAGGTTTTATTCTTGGAGCCGTTGCCGGGTTCTTGTTCGATCGGATTTTCAGCTCCGGTGGGGCAGCCGTCCTTCCGACTGATGGATTTATCCTCTATGTTGCTGCCATGCCTAATGGCCACGACTTGGCCAAACAAATTGCCCATATTTAA
- the LOC122032291 gene encoding uncharacterized protein LOC122032291, translating into MLAWNTSRMNYQNRVYAEIHTAGGFGSANWNAIDSKMDSQTNNYSTTALGGFASASIGAGSSPEFVGILSLEGLGSNFMAMASDVSVVSQSLDSKYVDDVDEADEEAPAE; encoded by the exons ATGCTGGCTTGGAACACATCCCGCATGAATTATCAGAATCGc GTGTACGCTGAAATCCATACGGCCGGTGGTTTTGGTTCGGCGAACTGGAACGCCATTGATAGTAAGATGGATAGTCAAACGAATAATTACTCTACCACCGCGCTCGGAGGCTTCGCCAGTGCGTCGATTGGCGCAGGCAGTTCACCGGAATTTGTTGGAATCTTGTCCCTGGAAGGTTTGGGATCCAATTTTATGGCGATGGCCAGTGATGTTAGCGTCGTCTCGCAGTCGCTTGATTCCAAGTATGTGGATGATGTTGATGAAGCCGATGAGGAAGCTCCTGCTGAATAA